A genomic segment from Takifugu rubripes chromosome 20, fTakRub1.2, whole genome shotgun sequence encodes:
- the tbl1xr1a gene encoding F-box-like/WD repeat-containing protein TBL1XR1a isoform X1 codes for MSISSDEVNFLVYRYLQESGFSHSAFTFGIESHISQSNINGALVPPAALISIIQKGLQYVEAEVSINEDGTLFDGRPIESLSLIDAVMPDVVQTRQQAYRDKMAQQQAAGAAPASATGGSVTSNAKNGENTANGEENGGHTLANNHSDLMEVDGDVEIPQNKAMVLRGHESEVFICAWNPVSDLLASGSGDSTARIWNLSENSSSSSTQLVLRHCIREGGQDVPSNKDVTSLDWNSEGTLLATGSYDGFARIWTKDGNLASTLGQHKGPIFALKWNKKGNFILSAGVDKTTIIWDAHTGEAKQQFPFHSAPALDVDWQSNNTFASCSTDMCIHVCKLGQDRPIKTFQGHTNEVNAIKWDPTGNLLASCSDDMTLKIWSMKQDSCVHDLQAHSKEIYTIKWSPTGPGTNNPSANLMLASASFDSTVRLWDVERGICIHTLTKHQEPVYSVAFSPDGRHLASGSFDKCVHIWNTQTGALVHSYRGTGGIFEVCWNAAGDKVGASASDGSVCVLDLRK; via the exons ATGAGCATTAGCAGTGATGAGGTCAACTTCCTGGTCTACAGATACCTACAGGAGTCAG gGTTCTCCCACTCAGCTTTCACATTTGGTATAGAGAGTCACATCAGTCAGTCTAATATCAATGGAGCTTtggttcctcctgctgcccttATTAGCATCATCCAGAAGGGTCTCCAGTATGTTGAGGCTGAAGTCAGCATCAATGAG GATGGCACGTTGTTTGATGGTCGGCCTATTGAGTCTTTGTCTTTGATCGATGCCGTGATGCCTGATGTGGTCCAGACCAGGCAGCAGGCCTACCGGGACAAAATGGcccagcagcaggcagctggtGCAGCACCAGCTTCAGCCACAGGAGGCAGCGTGACTAGTAATGCCAAGAATGGAGAGAACACTGCCAACGGAGAGGAGAATGGAGGCCACACATTAGCTA ACAATCATTCAGACCTGATGGAGGTGGACGGAGATGTTGAAATCCCACAAAACAAGGCCATGGTCCTGAGAGGCCACGAGTCAGAGGTCTTCATCTGTGCCTGGAACCCAGTGAGCGACCTGTTAGCATCCGG GTCTGGAGATTCAACGGCTCGAATATGGAACCTAAGTgagaacagtagcagcagttCCACTCAGCTGGTTTTGAGACACTGCATTCGAGAGGGGGGTCAGGATGTCCCCAGCAACAAAGACGTCACCTCATTAGACTGGAAT AGTGAAGGCACACTGCTAGCAACAGGCTCTTATGACGGCTTTGCCAGAATATGGACAAAAGATG GAAACCTGGCCAGTACGCTTGGCCAACACAAAGGTCCCATCTTTGCTCTGAAATGGAACAAAAAGGGCAACTTTATCCTGAGTGCAGGGGTAGACAAG ACAACCATCATATGGGACGCTCACACGGGAGAAGCCAAACAACAGTTCCCCTTCCATTCAG ctccagctctggaTGTGGACTGGCAGAGCAACAACACATTTGCCTCTTGTAGCACAGACATGTGTATTCATGTCTGTAAACTGGGACAGGACCGACCCATCAAGACATTCCAGGGACACACA AATGAAGTCAATGCAATCAAGTGGGACCCCACCGGGAACCTGCTGGCCTCCTGTTCTGATGACATGACACTAAAG ATCTGGAGTATGAAGCAGGACTCATGTGTACATGACCTGCAGGCCCACAGTAAAGAAATATACACCATCAAATGGAGTCCCACGGGTCCTGGAACCAACAATCCCAGTGCTAACCTCATGCTAGCCAG CGCATCATTTGACTCCACAGTCCGTCTCTGGGATGTGGAGAGGGGAATCTGCATCCACACACTGACCAAGCACCAGGAGCCAGTCTACAGTGTGGCCTTCAGTCCAGACGGCCGACATCTGGCTAGTGGCTCCTTTGACAAATGTGTGCACATCTGGAACACGCAG ACTGGAGCGTTGGTCCACAGTTACAGAGGAACTGGGGGCATCTTTGAGGTCTGCTGGAACGCTGCAGGAGACAAAGTGGGTGCCAGTGCTTCGGATGGATCA gtgtgtgtcctggacctgaggaaatag
- the tbl1xr1a gene encoding F-box-like/WD repeat-containing protein TBL1XR1a isoform X2 — protein MPDVVQTRQQAYRDKMAQQQAAGAAPASATGGSVTSNAKNGENTANGEENGGHTLANNHSDLMEVDGDVEIPQNKAMVLRGHESEVFICAWNPVSDLLASGSGDSTARIWNLSENSSSSSTQLVLRHCIREGGQDVPSNKDVTSLDWNSEGTLLATGSYDGFARIWTKDGNLASTLGQHKGPIFALKWNKKGNFILSAGVDKTTIIWDAHTGEAKQQFPFHSAPALDVDWQSNNTFASCSTDMCIHVCKLGQDRPIKTFQGHTNEVNAIKWDPTGNLLASCSDDMTLKIWSMKQDSCVHDLQAHSKEIYTIKWSPTGPGTNNPSANLMLASASFDSTVRLWDVERGICIHTLTKHQEPVYSVAFSPDGRHLASGSFDKCVHIWNTQTGALVHSYRGTGGIFEVCWNAAGDKVGASASDGSVCVLDLRK, from the exons ATGCCTGATGTGGTCCAGACCAGGCAGCAGGCCTACCGGGACAAAATGGcccagcagcaggcagctggtGCAGCACCAGCTTCAGCCACAGGAGGCAGCGTGACTAGTAATGCCAAGAATGGAGAGAACACTGCCAACGGAGAGGAGAATGGAGGCCACACATTAGCTA ACAATCATTCAGACCTGATGGAGGTGGACGGAGATGTTGAAATCCCACAAAACAAGGCCATGGTCCTGAGAGGCCACGAGTCAGAGGTCTTCATCTGTGCCTGGAACCCAGTGAGCGACCTGTTAGCATCCGG GTCTGGAGATTCAACGGCTCGAATATGGAACCTAAGTgagaacagtagcagcagttCCACTCAGCTGGTTTTGAGACACTGCATTCGAGAGGGGGGTCAGGATGTCCCCAGCAACAAAGACGTCACCTCATTAGACTGGAAT AGTGAAGGCACACTGCTAGCAACAGGCTCTTATGACGGCTTTGCCAGAATATGGACAAAAGATG GAAACCTGGCCAGTACGCTTGGCCAACACAAAGGTCCCATCTTTGCTCTGAAATGGAACAAAAAGGGCAACTTTATCCTGAGTGCAGGGGTAGACAAG ACAACCATCATATGGGACGCTCACACGGGAGAAGCCAAACAACAGTTCCCCTTCCATTCAG ctccagctctggaTGTGGACTGGCAGAGCAACAACACATTTGCCTCTTGTAGCACAGACATGTGTATTCATGTCTGTAAACTGGGACAGGACCGACCCATCAAGACATTCCAGGGACACACA AATGAAGTCAATGCAATCAAGTGGGACCCCACCGGGAACCTGCTGGCCTCCTGTTCTGATGACATGACACTAAAG ATCTGGAGTATGAAGCAGGACTCATGTGTACATGACCTGCAGGCCCACAGTAAAGAAATATACACCATCAAATGGAGTCCCACGGGTCCTGGAACCAACAATCCCAGTGCTAACCTCATGCTAGCCAG CGCATCATTTGACTCCACAGTCCGTCTCTGGGATGTGGAGAGGGGAATCTGCATCCACACACTGACCAAGCACCAGGAGCCAGTCTACAGTGTGGCCTTCAGTCCAGACGGCCGACATCTGGCTAGTGGCTCCTTTGACAAATGTGTGCACATCTGGAACACGCAG ACTGGAGCGTTGGTCCACAGTTACAGAGGAACTGGGGGCATCTTTGAGGTCTGCTGGAACGCTGCAGGAGACAAAGTGGGTGCCAGTGCTTCGGATGGATCA gtgtgtgtcctggacctgaggaaatag